In Lysinibacillus sp. FSL M8-0337, the following proteins share a genomic window:
- the rpoB gene encoding DNA-directed RNA polymerase subunit beta gives MNELTGQLVQYGQHRQRRSFARIKEVLELPNLIEIQTASYEWFLEEGLREMFRDISPIEDFTGNLSLEFIDYSLGDPKYDVDECKERDVTYAAPLRVKVRLYNKETDEVKEQDVFMGDFPLMTETGTFIINGAERVIVSQLVRSPSVYFHDKTDKNGKKGFGATVIPNRGAWLEYETDAKDVVYVRIDRTRKLPVTVLLRALGFGSDQEIIDIIGDNEYLRNTLEKDNSESTEKALLEIYERLRPGEPPTVESAKSLLYSRFFDAKRYDLANVGRYKMNKKLHIKNRLFNQTIAETLVDPETGEILVEKGTVLDRRTLDKILPYLEDSSKGIGYRTLSQVGGVLEDDVTIQSIKIYAPKDEAQKEINVIGNAYIDEEVKNITPADVLSSVSYFFNLLYQVGATDDIDHLGNRRLRSVGELLQNQFRIGLSRMERVVRERMSINDTAAIVPQQLINIRPVIASIKEFFGSSQLSQFMDQTNPLAELTHKRRLSALGPGGLTRERAGFEVRDVHYSHYGRMCPIETPEGPNIGLINSLSSFAKVNKFGFIETPYRRIDHETGQVTDQIDYLTADEEDNYYVAQANSLLNPDGTFVNDEVVGRFRGDNTVFNKSQMDYMDVSPKQVVSAATACIPFLENDDSNRALMGANMQRQAVPLLNPEAPFVGTGMEHVDARDSGAAVVAKYDGIVEHVEARSIHVRRIETIDGKEVKGDLTKYKLQKFIRSNQGTSYNQRPLVKVGERVKPRDILADGPSMEKGELALGRNVLVAFMTWNGFNYEDAVIMSERLVKDDVYTSVHIEEYESESRDTKLGPEEITRDIPNVGEDALRNLDERGIIRIGAEVRDGDILVGKVTPKGVTELTAEERLLHAIFGEKAREVRDTSLRVPHGAGGIILDVKVFNREDGDELPPGVNQLVRAYIVQKRKIRVGDKMAGRHGNKGVISRILPEEDMPFMPDGTPVDIMLNPLGVPSRMNIGQVLELHLGMASRYLGVHMATPVFDGANEEDVWETMEEAGMNRDGKTILYDGRSGEPFDNRVSVGIMYMIKLAHMVDDKLHARSTGPYSLVTQQPLGGKAQFGGQRFGEMEVWALEAYGAAYTLQEILTVKSDDVVGRVKTYEAIVKGESVPEPGVPESFKVLIKELQSLGMDVKMLTINDEEVELRDLDEEEDLQPADALNIAPQPETEEEPVESFE, from the coding sequence GTGAATGAGTTGACAGGTCAACTAGTTCAGTACGGACAACACCGCCAGCGTAGAAGCTTTGCGCGTATTAAAGAGGTGCTTGAGCTTCCAAATCTGATTGAGATTCAAACGGCGTCTTACGAGTGGTTCCTTGAAGAAGGTTTACGTGAAATGTTCCGTGACATTTCGCCGATCGAGGACTTTACAGGTAATCTTTCATTAGAATTCATCGATTATTCATTAGGTGATCCTAAGTACGATGTCGATGAGTGTAAAGAGCGAGATGTTACTTACGCAGCTCCATTACGTGTGAAAGTACGTCTTTACAACAAAGAAACAGACGAAGTGAAAGAGCAAGATGTATTTATGGGTGACTTCCCATTAATGACAGAAACAGGTACGTTCATTATCAATGGTGCTGAACGTGTTATTGTTTCGCAATTAGTTCGATCACCAAGTGTGTATTTCCATGATAAAACTGATAAAAACGGTAAAAAAGGCTTCGGTGCAACAGTAATTCCAAACCGTGGTGCTTGGTTAGAATATGAAACTGACGCGAAAGATGTAGTATATGTACGTATTGATCGTACTCGTAAGCTACCAGTAACAGTGTTACTTCGCGCACTAGGCTTCGGTTCAGATCAAGAAATTATCGATATTATCGGTGATAACGAGTATTTACGTAATACGCTAGAAAAAGATAACTCTGAAAGTACAGAAAAAGCACTTTTAGAAATCTACGAGCGTTTACGTCCAGGTGAGCCACCAACAGTAGAAAGTGCGAAAAGTTTATTATACTCTCGTTTCTTCGATGCTAAACGCTATGATTTAGCGAATGTTGGTCGTTACAAAATGAACAAAAAGCTTCACATCAAAAATCGTTTATTCAACCAAACGATTGCTGAAACGCTTGTTGATCCAGAAACAGGCGAAATTTTAGTAGAGAAGGGCACTGTGCTAGATCGTCGTACTTTAGATAAGATTTTACCTTACCTAGAGGATTCTTCTAAAGGCATTGGCTACCGCACTTTATCACAAGTTGGCGGAGTACTTGAAGATGACGTAACAATCCAATCTATTAAAATTTATGCTCCAAAAGATGAAGCTCAAAAAGAAATCAATGTAATTGGCAATGCCTACATTGACGAAGAAGTGAAGAACATTACACCTGCTGACGTCCTATCTTCAGTAAGTTATTTCTTCAACTTACTTTACCAAGTAGGGGCAACAGATGATATTGACCATTTAGGTAACCGTCGTCTACGCTCTGTTGGTGAATTATTACAAAATCAATTCCGTATCGGTTTATCTCGTATGGAACGTGTAGTGCGCGAGCGTATGTCTATCAATGATACAGCCGCTATCGTACCGCAACAATTAATCAATATTCGTCCAGTAATTGCATCTATTAAAGAATTCTTTGGTAGCTCTCAATTATCTCAATTCATGGACCAAACAAACCCACTGGCAGAGTTAACGCACAAACGTCGTCTATCTGCATTAGGACCTGGTGGTTTAACACGTGAACGCGCTGGTTTCGAAGTGCGTGACGTTCACTATTCTCACTATGGTCGTATGTGTCCTATTGAGACACCTGAGGGTCCAAACATTGGTTTAATTAACTCATTATCTTCTTTCGCTAAAGTAAATAAATTTGGTTTCATCGAAACGCCATATCGTCGTATTGACCACGAAACTGGCCAAGTAACAGATCAAATTGATTACTTAACAGCTGACGAAGAAGATAACTACTATGTAGCGCAAGCGAACTCACTATTAAATCCTGATGGTACATTCGTAAACGATGAAGTTGTAGGTCGTTTCCGTGGGGATAATACTGTTTTCAACAAGTCACAAATGGACTATATGGACGTATCGCCTAAACAAGTAGTTTCTGCAGCGACTGCATGTATTCCATTCTTAGAAAACGATGACTCTAACCGTGCGCTTATGGGTGCCAACATGCAACGTCAAGCGGTTCCTCTTTTAAATCCAGAAGCTCCGTTCGTCGGAACTGGTATGGAACACGTAGATGCGCGTGACTCAGGTGCGGCTGTAGTAGCAAAATACGATGGTATTGTTGAGCATGTAGAAGCTCGTTCAATCCACGTACGCCGCATTGAAACAATCGACGGTAAAGAAGTTAAAGGCGATTTAACAAAATATAAATTACAAAAATTCATTCGTTCAAACCAAGGTACTTCATACAACCAACGTCCACTTGTAAAAGTTGGCGAACGTGTGAAACCTCGTGATATCTTAGCAGACGGTCCATCAATGGAAAAAGGTGAACTTGCATTAGGTCGTAACGTACTTGTTGCATTCATGACTTGGAACGGGTTCAACTATGAGGATGCTGTTATCATGAGTGAACGCCTTGTAAAAGACGATGTATATACTTCAGTTCATATTGAAGAATATGAATCAGAATCTCGTGATACAAAATTAGGACCTGAAGAAATTACACGTGACATTCCAAACGTTGGGGAAGATGCACTTCGTAACTTAGACGAACGTGGTATTATCCGTATCGGTGCGGAAGTACGCGATGGTGATATTCTTGTAGGTAAAGTAACGCCTAAAGGGGTTACTGAGTTAACGGCTGAAGAGCGCTTATTACACGCAATCTTTGGTGAAAAGGCACGTGAAGTTCGTGATACTTCATTACGCGTACCACATGGTGCGGGCGGTATCATCCTTGACGTGAAAGTATTTAACCGTGAAGACGGCGACGAGTTACCACCAGGTGTTAACCAATTAGTTCGTGCTTACATTGTTCAAAAACGTAAAATCCGCGTTGGGGACAAAATGGCCGGACGTCATGGTAACAAAGGGGTTATCTCTCGTATCTTACCGGAAGAGGATATGCCATTTATGCCAGATGGAACTCCTGTCGATATCATGTTAAACCCACTAGGCGTACCTTCTCGTATGAATATCGGACAAGTTTTAGAACTACACTTAGGTATGGCTTCTCGTTACTTGGGTGTTCATATGGCAACGCCAGTATTTGATGGTGCCAACGAAGAAGATGTGTGGGAAACAATGGAAGAAGCAGGGATGAACCGTGACGGTAAAACAATCCTGTATGATGGACGTTCAGGTGAACCATTCGATAACCGTGTATCTGTAGGGATTATGTACATGATCAAACTTGCACACATGGTTGATGATAAACTTCACGCACGTTCAACTGGTCCTTACTCACTTGTTACACAACAACCACTTGGTGGTAAAGCGCAGTTCGGTGGACAACGCTTTGGTGAGATGGAGGTATGGGCACTTGAAGCATATGGTGCTGCATACACACTTCAAGAAATTTTAACTGTTAAATCTGATGACGTTGTTGGTCGTGTGAAAACATACGAAGCTATCGTTAAAGGTGAAAGCGTTCCAGAGCCAGGCGTTCCAGAATCATTTAAAGTATTGATTAAAGAACTTCAGTCTCTTGGTATGGATGTTAAGATGTTAACAATCAATGATGAAGAAGTAGAGCTTCGCGATCTAGACGAAGAAGAAGATCTTCAACCTGCTGACGCACTTAACATTGCGCCACAGCCAGAAACAGAAGAAGAGCCAGTAGAGTCTTTTGAATAA